One stretch of Candidatus Coatesbacteria bacterium DNA includes these proteins:
- a CDS encoding nucleoside-diphosphate kinase — translation MPRQWASRRKRRPPPRGRPLTVRATRPPSSLPRLHRNARKSIISGAAVPAGSRPALEDPVHRTLILIKPDGVARNLVGECLASFEKAGLHITALKMMTMSRELAEVFYAVHHERPFYNELITYITSGPIVAGILEGVGAIRRSRRVMGDTDPNEAAPGTIRFAYGETIRRNTVHGSDSEESAIREIEIIFGEDPT, via the coding sequence ATGCCGCGGCAATGGGCTTCCCGGCGAAAACGACGCCCGCCGCCACGGGGGCGTCCTTTGACGGTCCGGGCGACCCGGCCGCCGTCGAGCTTGCCCCGCCTCCATCGCAACGCACGTAAGTCGATAATCTCCGGGGCCGCCGTTCCGGCGGGCTCCCGCCCCGCACTGGAGGATCCCGTGCACCGGACCCTGATCCTGATCAAGCCCGACGGCGTGGCGCGCAATCTCGTCGGTGAGTGCCTGGCCTCCTTCGAGAAGGCCGGTCTGCACATCACCGCCCTGAAGATGATGACCATGAGCCGGGAGCTGGCCGAGGTGTTCTACGCTGTCCACCACGAGCGGCCCTTCTACAACGAACTGATCACCTACATCACCTCGGGGCCCATCGTCGCCGGGATCCTGGAGGGCGTCGGCGCCATCCGCCGCTCCCGCCGCGTGATGGGAGACACAGACCCCAACGAGGCCGCCCCGGGAACCATCCGCTTCGCCTACGGCGAGACCATCCGCCGCAACACCGTCCACGGCAGTGACTCCGAGGAGTCGGCCATCCGCGAGATCGAGATCATCTTCGGCGAGGACCCCACCTAG
- a CDS encoding 2-oxoacid:ferredoxin oxidoreductase subunit gamma — MYGNGTITHGTQMTVIRFAGSGGQGLMTSGRILALAAGVYEDKIVLQTQSYGPEARGGSARSQVCIADEPINNLKPQRIDVLVALNQDSCDKYFPDLKPEGTLIVDSSYVNERPTDDFYSLPFTFACRDKLGNPVVANIMALAYMVAVTEIIERKALETAVEENLPRRFLRLNERALKMGYEEGRAALEEHRRRDGFISPTL, encoded by the coding sequence ATGTACGGCAACGGCACCATCACCCACGGCACCCAGATGACCGTCATCCGTTTCGCCGGTTCGGGCGGTCAGGGGCTGATGACCTCGGGTCGCATCCTGGCCCTGGCCGCCGGTGTCTACGAGGACAAGATCGTCCTCCAGACCCAAAGCTACGGTCCCGAGGCCCGCGGCGGCTCGGCCCGCAGCCAGGTCTGCATCGCCGACGAGCCGATCAACAATCTCAAGCCCCAGCGCATCGACGTGTTGGTGGCTCTCAATCAGGACTCCTGCGACAAATACTTCCCGGACCTCAAGCCCGAGGGCACGCTGATCGTCGATTCCAGCTACGTCAACGAGCGCCCCACCGATGATTTCTACAGCCTGCCCTTCACCTTCGCCTGCCGCGACAAGCTGGGCAATCCCGTCGTCGCCAATATCATGGCCCTGGCCTATATGGTCGCGGTGACCGAAATCATCGAGCGCAAGGCCCTGGAGACCGCCGTCGAGGAGAACCTGCCCCGGCGCTTCCTGCGGCTCAACGAGCGGGCACTCAAGATGGGTTACGAGGAGGGCCGGGCGGCTCTGGAGGAGCATCGCCGCCGCGACGGTTTCATCAGTCCGACCCTCTAG